The Candidatus Manganitrophaceae bacterium sequence AAGTACTCAAATTGATTTTAGAGCTCACGCTCCATTTTTAAACTGGATGCAGAAAGAAGATCGAGTCATCGAGTCTATGGAACTTGAGGCCGATCCACGGCATGAAAACGTTAAAGCATCGGCTCATCGCTATTTCGAAGCCTTTTCAGCCAAGGTTGCACTTCCTCTAATCCATGACCAAAAACTGATAGGGATCATTAACCTCGGGGAAAAAGACAATCTCAAACCATTTACCCGCTCGGATATTGAATTCCTCTCAAATCTAAGAATCGAAGCCTCCATTGCCCTCTCCAATTCGCTCTTATATGATGATGTTCACAAAATGTCCGAAACACTCCGGCAGTGGGCATTAGACTTAGAAAGAAAGGTCGAAGAGCGGACCCGTGAGTTGTCCGAAAGCAAGGCGGAGTTGGAGCGCTCTTATCAAAAACTCCAAGAGCTCGATCAAGTCAAAACCCAGTTCTTCGCCAATATCTCCCATGAGCTTCGCACCCCTCTCACACTGATCCTGGCCCCGCTGGAATCGATGCTCCATCGGGAGACGCTGCAAAACGACCGACGGGAAGACTTAAACAGCATGTATCAAAACGGCCTTCGCCTTCTCAAGTTGATCAACAACCTTCTCGATTTGGCCAAGATCGACGCCGGGAAGATGCAGCTCTCCTACTCAAAAGCGGACTTTACAAAATTCATTAAAGGGATTATTGCCTCCATTACACCTTTGGCGGAGAAGAAGGAAATCTCTCTCTCCTTCACCTGTCCCGATCCGATCGATGAATTCTATTTCGATCGAGATAAGATCGAAAAGGTTCTTCTAAATCTGATCTTCAATGCCATCAAGTTCACCCCGGTCGGTGGAAAGGTCGAAGTCTCCTGCGAGCAGAGCGTCGATCAGGTGTTCGTTAAAGTAACCGATACGGGGATCGGCATCGCCGCGGAAAACCTCCACAAGCTCTTCAACCGTTTTTCTCAAGTCGATGCCTCTTCCAGCCGCCGGTTTGAGGGAACCGGGATCGGGCTGGCCCTCTCGAAGGAGTTAATCGAGCTTCATAAAGGAGAAATCTCGGCAGAGAGTAAGCTGGGTAGCGGGACGACCATGACCTTTACCATTCCCTTTCTTGATGCCCCCGTTTTCATCTCCGAGGAAAAAGAGGAAGGGAGTCAGGATTGGACCCGCTCGTTGCATCAAGCGGCAGAATATGCGACCGCCGGCATTGTCCAAGAGTCGCAACCGATTCAGAACACCGTCTCAGGCAGCCGGCCCGGCACGCCGAAGCTTCTGGTGGTCGAAGACAATCCCGACATGCTCCACTTTCTGGCGGCTCAACTCCAAGATGACTATTATATCATTACGGCTCAGAATGGGGTGGAGGGGGTACAGCGGGCTCAGTCGGAGCTGCCGAGCTTAATTCTCTCCGATGTCATGATGCCGATCAAAGACGGCTATCAACTCTGTCGAGAGATCAAGGAAAACCCGCTGACCAAGCAGATCCCGGTCGTCTTGATCTCGGCCAAAGCGGACCTCTCGATGAAGATCGAGGGATTGGAATATGGCGCCGACGATTATCTCACAAAGCCGTTTAGCTGCGAGGAGCTTCGGGCCCGGATCAAGTCGCTCCTCAACCAGCGCGGTCTGGAAGCCCAGCTGATTCATTCGGAAAAGATGGCGGCCCTCGGCCTGCTCGTCGCCGGGATGGCGCACGAGATCAACAACCCGATCAGCTTCGCCAAGGTCAGTCTGGAGAACCTTCGTAGCGCGCTCGACGAGCACGAGCGGCTTGCAAAAGAGGGGGCGACCCTCGACAGCGCCGAGATCAACCGATTAAATGAGAAAATCGGCCGGGCCATCTCGATCATCAAAACAGGGTTGGACCGGACCGAGACCATCATCTCCGACCTGAAAGCTTTCGTCAGAAAAGACGAGGCCCAATTCAGACCGATCGACCTCCATGCAGGATTTGATTCGACACTCAATTTAATGCGTCCAGAGCTCAAGGATCGCATTATCGTCACCAAGGAATACGGGGAGATCGGCTTGATCGAAGCGGTTCCCGGCCAGATCAATCAGGTTTTCATGAACTTGCTGCAGAATGCGATCCATGCCATTCCGGACAAAGGGGAGATCCGCATTAAAACGTGGAAAGAAGAAGGGTGGGTGAAGGTCTCGGTGAAAGACAGCGGAACGGGCATTCCGATGGAAAATCAAAAACGGATCTTTGAGCCTTTCTTCACCACGAAAGAGGTCGGAAAGGGAACCGACCTCGGGCTTTCGGTCAGCTATCGTATCCTTCAGAGCCATGGGGGAGAGATTTCCGTCTACAGCCAGGCGGGACAAGGGACCGAGTTTATTCTCACGCTGCCCGCTCGACAGGCCCTCAGCGTCGTGCGGCATTAATCCGCAGATCACTCCTTTCAGGAGCTCTTATGCAATCTGGACCTGACCACAAAGAATACCCGGTGCTCTTTGTCGATGATGAAGAGATGGCCTTGCTCAGCCTCGCGGAGCTCTATGAGCGGGAGTTCACGGTTTATACGGCGAAGAGCGGCCGGGAGGCGATCGAGATCCTTCAGGCCCATCCCGAGATCGCGGTGATTATCAGCGATCAGAGAATGCCGGGCATGACCGGCGTTGAAGTCCTCGCCGAAGCGAGAAAGATCTGTCCGGATGCCGTCCGGATGCTCCTGACCGCCTACACCGAAATGGAGATGGTCATCGAAGCGATCAACAAAGGGAATATCTACCGCTACATCTCGAAGCCCTATGACGTCGCCGAGCTTCGCTGTGCCATGCTCCAGGGGGTGGAGCACCACTGTCTCGTGAAAGAGCGAGACCGGCTTTATGCGGAAAAAATCGAGACGCTCAAGCGGGTCGCACGAACCAACCGCCTCACCGCCATCGGCACGTTGGCCGCCGGGATGGCGCACGAGATCAACAACCCGATGGTGGCGATTTACACCTTCCTTCAGATGCTCCCACAAAAACTCCAGGAGTCGCGACTCGACAAAGAATATTTCGATCACTTCTATCAGCTCTCGATTCGCGAGGCGGAGAGAATCCAGACGCTGATCCGGAAACTGCTCGACTTCTCTAAGGGAGCCGATCAGGATACCCTTTCGCTCAAAGAAGAAAGCCTTAATCTCCTCTTACAAGAAGTCGTCACCCTCCTCAAACACGAAGCCGGCAAGAAAGGGATCGAGTTCGACCTTCAACTCGCCCCCGATCTCCCCCCCATCAAAATAGATCAGGAGAAGATCAAGCAAGTTTTTTTAAATCTCATTTTAAATGCCATCCAGGCCACCGCCACCGGGAAGATCACCCTGATGACCTCTTACCAGGCGGACCCCTCCCCCACTCTGGTCAAAGTGGTCGTCGCCGATACCGGCGCCGGCATTTCAGAGGAAAATTTGGAAAAACTCTTCAATCCCTTTTTCACGACGAAGGAGGCGGAGGGAACCGGATTGGGCTTGATGATTTGCCACCATATCGTCGACCAACACCGTGGAAATATCGACGTCACCTCCCAAATCGGAAAGGGAACGAAAGTCACCCTCCAGATGCCGCTCGATCCCCTTCAGCACGAACGCCGCAAAACAGAAAGGCGAGACAGCCGTTAACAGCGCCTGCCATCGGCTCCGATCAGGGCGTCTCCCAAAGAGAGCGATCAAACGGGATTCGCTTCTCAGCCCTCCTGTAACTCACCGGCAGGGGACGGGAGACGCATCAACCCGGAATCCGAAACCGTCTCAATCCACCCTCCACCCCTTGTGCCATTACTCATTACCTCCGAGACTTGACTTCTCAAATCGATCTGTATAGACAATAGAATATCTTTTTTAACCGAGACTCGGAGCGGCCATCGCCTCTCCCTCATCCTGAAAAAGGAGGAAACATGAAAGGGGAATCCCGTTTTGCTTTTGGTCTGCTGATGTTCTTGGCAGGCCTGGCCGCCGGCGCATTGGCAGGGGTGCTGTTCGCCCCTCGGTCGGGCAGAGAAACTCAAAAAGATTTAAGAGGGCTTGCGAACGAAACCGGGAAGCGCTTCGGTCGCATCACCGAAAAAACAAGAGAGTCCCTCGCCGGCGCGGCAGACCAGGGAAAACAGTGGGCAAACGACGCCCAAGAACACCTCAAATCGATCGGTCAAGCGGCATCGAAGGTCGTTGACGAAGGGAGGGAGTTCACACGCTAAGGTCTAGTGGATCCCGCAGGTCGGACAGCCCGCGGGATCCACCGATACATTCAATCAGCGAATTTACCGATTAGATGCCTAGGAAATTTGCAAAAGTCGCTCCAAAATCATCCTACAGAAACCAGCCTCAGTTTACCTTCCCCACCCGGATCAGTTACAATAAAACAAACGACGGCCGGTCCTCTCGAGATGAAATAATTGAAGAGAGCTCTCCGTCAAAAAAATGAAACGTTTGGGAACAATGACTCAATCCAAAAACCTCCAGCCACGTTTTCCGGACCAGGCACAGCAGCGGGTGATGATCGAACGGGTTGCGCCGGAAATCGACGCCGGTCGTTATCCGATCAAGCGAACGCCCGGGGAAAAGGTCGTCGTGACCGCCGCCATTTTCGCCGATGGTCACGACCGTATCGCCGCCCGGCTCCTCTATAAACCGGTCACGGAAGAGAGGTGGCAAGAGACGCTGATGGAGCCGCTCGGCAATGATGCTTGGAGCGGAACGTTCGTCCCGGCCGATGCGCGCCATTATCATTACACCCTGGAGGCGTGGATCGACCGGTTTGTTTCATGGCGGGACGATCTGGCCAAACGGATCAACGCCGGCCAGGAGGTCGGCAGCGAACTGCTGGAAGGGGCCGGCCTCGTCTCCGATGCCGCCAAGCGGGCCGCCGGAGAAGATCAAGAGCGGCTGCGCGAGCATGCCGGAATTTTGTCGGGTTCGTTGCCTCAGGAACTGCGCATTGAGGTCGCGCTGCATGAATCGCTCGACACCCTGATGTCGCGGTATCCCGACCGAAGCCGCGCCACCCGGTACGAGCGGACACTCGAAGTCCGTGTAGAGCGGGAACGGGCGCGCTACAGCGCCTGGTACGAAATGTTTCCCCGATCAGCCGGTCCCGATCCGGCGCGCAGCGCCACCTTTGGGGAGGCGGCCTCACGCATCCCGGAGATCGCGTCGATGGGATTCGACGTCCTCTATCTTCCCCCGATCCATCCGATCGGAAAAAAATTTCGCAAGGGGCCCAACAATGCGTTGAGGGCGGGGCCAGGCGATCCGGGAAGCCCCTGGGCGATCGGATCGGAAGCGGGCGGACACAAAGCGGTCGATCCGGGACTCGGCACGCTGGAAGATTTTCGGCAGTTCGTCGCGGCGGCCAATCGACAGGGGCTGGAAGTCGCCCTCGACATCGCCTTCCAATGCTCCCCCGATCACCCCTATGTGAAGGAGCATCCCGAGTGGTTTCTCCACCGCCCCGACGGAACGATCAAATACGCGGAGAATCCGCCGAAGAAATATCAGGACATCTATCCATTCAATTTCGAGTGTGACGATTGGCGAGGACTCTGGACGGAGTTGAAAAGCGTCATCGAATTTTGGATCGACCAGGGGGTGAAGATCTTCCGCGTCGACAATCCCCACACCAAGCCGCTTCGCTTCTGGTTCTGGCTGATCGGCGAGATCCAGAAAAAACACCCGGAGACGATCTTCCTCGCCGAGGCCTTCACCCGACCGAAGATCATGTATGCGCTCGCCAAAGGGGGATTCACGCAATCTTACACCTACTTTACCTGGCGCAATGCAAAACAGGAGCTGATCGACTACGTCACTGAGCTGACCCAGACGGAGGTGCGGGAGTACTTTCGTCCGAATTTCTTCGCGAACACCCCCGACATTCTCCACGCCTATCTGCAGACCGGCGGCCGACCGGCCTTTCAGGCGCGGCTCGTCCTCGCCGCAACGCTGGCGGCGAATTATGGGATCTACAGCGGCTATGAGCTCTGTGAGAGCCGCGCCGTTCCCGGAACGGAAGAGTATCAAGATTCAGAGAAGTACCAGGTCCGCGCCTGGGATTGGGAGCGCCCCGGCAACATCAAGGAGCTCGTCGCCCGCGTCAATCGAATCCGGGGAGAGAACCGGGCGCTCCATTTTAACGACCGGCTTCGCTTCTGCGCCATTAACAACGACCAGATTCTCTGCTATACAAAGACGACGGAAGATCTCTCGAACAGCCTCCTCATTGCGGTAAACCTCGACCCGCACCATCCGCAATACGGGTGGGTCCAGGTTCCGATTCACGAGCTCGGTATTGAGACGGATGAAAGCTATCCGGTTCACGATCTGATCACCGATGTCCGCTATCAATGGCGCGGCGAGTGGAACTATATCCGGCTCGATCCGGCGGTCATGCCGGCTCACATTTTCAGCGTGAATCCAAAACTCCCTTAATAAAAGATAAAAGGGACGGGATAGAGAGACCCGGCGACGGGCCTCTTGGTTTTTTCAATCAAATCAAAGCGAGGAGATCTGAATGTCCGAAAAGGAGTTTCAGGCGGATGACGATCCTCAATGGTTTAAGGACGCCATTATTTATCAGCTCCATATCAAAGCGTTTTTCGATGGGACCGGCGACGGGATCGGCGATTTTAAAGGGCTGACCGAAAAATTAGATTACCTGAAAGACCTCGGGGTCACGGCGATCTGGGTCCTCCCCTTCTATCCCTCTCCGATGCGGGATGACGGCTATGACATCGCCGACTACTTCAGCGTCAACCCCGATTACGGGACGATGCGCGACTTCAAGGAGTTTTTAAAAGAGGCCCATCGGCGCTGCATCCGCGTGATCACCGAACTCGTCTTAAATCACACTTCGGATCAACATCAATGGTTCCAGCGGGCCCGGCGTTCCAGTCCGGGCTCTCATTGGCGGGACTTCTATGTCTGGAGCGACACCCCTGAGAAATACAAAGAGGCCCGGATCATTTTTAAAGATTTTGAGACCTCCAACTGGACCTGGGATCCGGTGGCAAAAGCATACTACTGGCACCGGTTCTACTCCCACCAGCCCGACCTGAATTTCGACAACCCGCAAGTCCAGAAGGCGATGCTCCGGGTGATGGAGCAGTGGCTGGAGCTGGGGGTCGACGGATTGCGGCTCGATGCCATTCCGTACCTTTACGAGCGGGAGGGAACCAATTGCGAGAACCTCCCCGAGACCTATGAATTCTTGAAAAAGCTCCGCTCCCGCGTCGACGCCCAGTTTAAAAACAGGATGCTTCTGGCCGAGGCCAATCAGTGGCCGGAGGATGCCGTCGCCTACTTCGGCAAGGGAGACTCCTGCCACATGGCGTTTCACTTTCCGTTGATGCCGCGGATCTTCATGGCGCTCCGGATGGAGGACCGCTTTCCGATCATCGATATCTTGGAGCAGACCCCCGCGATCCCGGAGAACTGCCAATGGGCGATCTTCTTGCGCAATCATGACGAGCTGACGCTGGAGATGGTAACCGATGAAGAGCGCGACTACATGTACCGCATTTACGCGCGCGACCCGAAGATGCGGATCAACCTCGGCATTCGGCGGCGGCTCGCCCCGCTGCTGGAGAATGATCGGAGAAAAATAGAACTGATGAACGTCCTCCTCTTCTCCCTCCCCGGAACCCCGGTGATCTATTATGGGGATGAGATCGGCATGGGGGACAACTTTTATCTCGGCGATCGAAACGGGGTCCGGACCCCGATGCAGTGGAATGCCGATCGAAACGCCGGCTTCTCGCGCGCCAACCCGCAGAAGCTCTATCTCCCGGCGATCATCGATCCGGAGTACCATTATGAAGCGGTCAA is a genomic window containing:
- a CDS encoding response regulator; this translates as MEAFQDNLAVGLGLTAAATFLLGLFVSLNKRKESLGLIFFFYCISISWWSLLELLLITNTNKESALLIGRSMEAGVPYIPTLLVHFVTILLENPLARWKLVILYSVSIFLSMLFFTNLMISDVIQRTDINFMIVPGPFYSLLLIFFAFCISYGHLKLFQAYISSKGSKRVQMGYYLWSSIAGYLGGSSNFLLVYDVRIPFLNSYGTYAVPLYVGATTYAIVRYQLMDIRTVIHKTAMWLTTSSLALMPILFTTIWARPWITNLSDFQLSTMIALHFLLLVFYIKTVQPRIDHLFQRRKYDMQKILQGMVKELTLLKDLKGLTEKIVSTIREALYVSHSSIVLWDVKKSQYAYVGNESTQIDFRAHAPFLNWMQKEDRVIESMELEADPRHENVKASAHRYFEAFSAKVALPLIHDQKLIGIINLGEKDNLKPFTRSDIEFLSNLRIEASIALSNSLLYDDVHKMSETLRQWALDLERKVEERTRELSESKAELERSYQKLQELDQVKTQFFANISHELRTPLTLILAPLESMLHRETLQNDRREDLNSMYQNGLRLLKLINNLLDLAKIDAGKMQLSYSKADFTKFIKGIIASITPLAEKKEISLSFTCPDPIDEFYFDRDKIEKVLLNLIFNAIKFTPVGGKVEVSCEQSVDQVFVKVTDTGIGIAAENLHKLFNRFSQVDASSSRRFEGTGIGLALSKELIELHKGEISAESKLGSGTTMTFTIPFLDAPVFISEEKEEGSQDWTRSLHQAAEYATAGIVQESQPIQNTVSGSRPGTPKLLVVEDNPDMLHFLAAQLQDDYYIITAQNGVEGVQRAQSELPSLILSDVMMPIKDGYQLCREIKENPLTKQIPVVLISAKADLSMKIEGLEYGADDYLTKPFSCEELRARIKSLLNQRGLEAQLIHSEKMAALGLLVAGMAHEINNPISFAKVSLENLRSALDEHERLAKEGATLDSAEINRLNEKIGRAISIIKTGLDRTETIISDLKAFVRKDEAQFRPIDLHAGFDSTLNLMRPELKDRIIVTKEYGEIGLIEAVPGQINQVFMNLLQNAIHAIPDKGEIRIKTWKEEGWVKVSVKDSGTGIPMENQKRIFEPFFTTKEVGKGTDLGLSVSYRILQSHGGEISVYSQAGQGTEFILTLPARQALSVVRH
- a CDS encoding response regulator, giving the protein MQSGPDHKEYPVLFVDDEEMALLSLAELYEREFTVYTAKSGREAIEILQAHPEIAVIISDQRMPGMTGVEVLAEARKICPDAVRMLLTAYTEMEMVIEAINKGNIYRYISKPYDVAELRCAMLQGVEHHCLVKERDRLYAEKIETLKRVARTNRLTAIGTLAAGMAHEINNPMVAIYTFLQMLPQKLQESRLDKEYFDHFYQLSIREAERIQTLIRKLLDFSKGADQDTLSLKEESLNLLLQEVVTLLKHEAGKKGIEFDLQLAPDLPPIKIDQEKIKQVFLNLILNAIQATATGKITLMTSYQADPSPTLVKVVVADTGAGISEENLEKLFNPFFTTKEAEGTGLGLMICHHIVDQHRGNIDVTSQIGKGTKVTLQMPLDPLQHERRKTERRDSR
- a CDS encoding YtxH domain-containing protein — its product is MKGESRFAFGLLMFLAGLAAGALAGVLFAPRSGRETQKDLRGLANETGKRFGRITEKTRESLAGAADQGKQWANDAQEHLKSIGQAASKVVDEGREFTR
- a CDS encoding alpha-1,4-glucan--maltose-1-phosphate maltosyltransferase, with amino-acid sequence MIERVAPEIDAGRYPIKRTPGEKVVVTAAIFADGHDRIAARLLYKPVTEERWQETLMEPLGNDAWSGTFVPADARHYHYTLEAWIDRFVSWRDDLAKRINAGQEVGSELLEGAGLVSDAAKRAAGEDQERLREHAGILSGSLPQELRIEVALHESLDTLMSRYPDRSRATRYERTLEVRVERERARYSAWYEMFPRSAGPDPARSATFGEAASRIPEIASMGFDVLYLPPIHPIGKKFRKGPNNALRAGPGDPGSPWAIGSEAGGHKAVDPGLGTLEDFRQFVAAANRQGLEVALDIAFQCSPDHPYVKEHPEWFLHRPDGTIKYAENPPKKYQDIYPFNFECDDWRGLWTELKSVIEFWIDQGVKIFRVDNPHTKPLRFWFWLIGEIQKKHPETIFLAEAFTRPKIMYALAKGGFTQSYTYFTWRNAKQELIDYVTELTQTEVREYFRPNFFANTPDILHAYLQTGGRPAFQARLVLAATLAANYGIYSGYELCESRAVPGTEEYQDSEKYQVRAWDWERPGNIKELVARVNRIRGENRALHFNDRLRFCAINNDQILCYTKTTEDLSNSLLIAVNLDPHHPQYGWVQVPIHELGIETDESYPVHDLITDVRYQWRGEWNYIRLDPAVMPAHIFSVNPKLP